Below is a window of Janthinobacterium lividum DNA.
GGGGCATATCTGTCGCTGGCCGAGGCTCAGGACACCGTGTCCGCTCCGGAGACGCCGCCGCCATCGACGCCCCAGCCGGTGGGGCAAGCTCCCAGCCCCCCATCCGGCCGCCTGAGGTGGCGCCGCTGTTCGAGCAGCCAGGCGTGCTGACGGCCAAGGGGAAATATGTGCTGGAACCGTCGATGCAATTCGGTTACTCGTCCAGCAATAGGGTCGCCCTGGTCGGTTACACCATTATTCCCGCATTGTTGATCGGTTTGATCGATGTGCGCGAAGTCAAGCGCAATACCTTCACGGCCGCCCTGGCCGTGCGTACCGGCTTGAGCAACCGTCTTGAAGTCGAAGCCAAGGTGCCCTATGTCTATCGTTCTGATGCCACCGTCAGCCGCGAACTGTTTACGGGCACGGCCGTAGAGCGGGTTTTCGACACCAGCGGGCGCGCCTTGGGCGATATCGAGGTGGCCGCCCGTTACCAACTGAACAATGGCGGCACCGATAAGCCATACTACGTGGCCGGCCTGCGCTTCAAGTCGCGCACCGGACGCGATCCGTTCGAGGTTGTCACCGACTGTACGCAACGCTGCGTGGGCGAGAATGTGACTGGTACGGGCTTGCCGATGGACTTGCCCACCGGCTCCGGTTTCTATTCCCTGCAGCCCAGCCTGACCTGGCTGTTTCCCTCTGATCCGGCCGTATTCTTTGGCAGCATCAGCTACCTGCACAGCTTCAAGCGCACCGATGTCAGCCGCCTGGTGCTCAATGGCGTACGCGAACCTCTGGGCACCATCGAGCCTGGGAAAATTTTCGGCGTGAATTTCGGCATCGGCCTGGCGCTGAATGAAAAGGCGTCGCTCAGCCTGGGCTACGATCACAGCAGCGTTGGACGCACGCGTCAAAATGGCGTGACCGTGCCCGGTTCCGTGCGCACGCAGCTTGGCACCTTGCTGATGGGGTTTTCGTATCGCCTTAGCAAGGACCGGAGCTTGAACGTGTCGGTGGGCGCCGGTCTGACGCGCGACACCCCGGACGTTTCCATTTCGGTCCGGGTGCCGATGACCTTTTAACGGCGGGCGGGGAGGGCAAGGCAGCCCCGACAGGCTGCCGCTCGCTCGCCCCTAGCGGCCAGCCATCGCCGACGCAATCTCGATCGAACTCAGTTTCCAGCCCCACACGCCATGGCGAAGCAGGACCAGCGCGCCTTCCTGCGCATTGCCATCCTTCGCCCGCACAATGAAGGTGTTTACGCCGGCATAGCCTGCCGAATAGTTGGCCTTCTTCTGCGCGCCATCGGCGGGCGCATCCGTATTCGCATCTGCTTGCGGGCTGACGGCGCTCTTGTTGACCAGCGCGACGACGCCGGCAGGCGAGACCATGGTGTCGACCATCTTGCCCAGCATGGCGCTGGCGATCGACTCCCCCAGGGCGGCCAGCGGGTTGCCGCTGCCGGCTGTCGCTTCGATGCTGCGGGCCATGCTGGCTTCCAGCTGCGTCTTGACGCTGGTGCGCAAGGCTGGGAAGTCCACATGTGCGGCCAAGGCTTCGGCATTGCGTTCGGCCAGCGCAGCCTTGATCTGGTGCAAGGCGTAATACGGCGAAGCATAGGCGGTGACAGCGACGGCAATGACGGCTACGGCCGCGGCGATAGTGATTTTTTTCAAGTGAGACCTATACGGTGATGAGAAGAAAAACGGTGTCAGCGCAGCGTAGCTGCTAAATGGCGATACAGCAATAATATTTTCTTGCCATTATTCTCATCCTGTTTTCTCCGTCGCGCGAAGTGCGCTGCCCTTGGCCAGTATAGAGTGATGAGGGTGGGTGCTGTATAATGGGAGAAAAGTACTTAACTAGCTGTTTTAACTGAATAAAGACCCAATATCACATGCTATCTACAGCTAACATTACGATGCAGTTTGGCGCCAAGCCATTGTTTGAGAATATCTCCGTCAAGTTCGGCGACGGCAACCGCTATGGTTTGATCGGCGCGAACGGCTGCGGCAAGTCGACGTTCATGAAGATCCTGGGCGGCGACCTGGATCCGTCGGGCGGCAATGTCATGCTCGATACCAACGAGCGCCTGGGCAAGCTGCGCCAGGACCAATTTGCGTTTGAAGACATGCGCGTCCTCGACGTGGTCATGATGGGCCACACGGAAATGTGGGCCGCCATCCAGCAACGCGACGCGATCTACGCGAATCCGGAAGCAACGGATGACGACTACATGCAGGCAGCCGATCTGGAAGGCAAAGTCTCCGAATACGACGGCTACACGGCCGAATCGCGCGCCGGCGAACTGCTGCTGGGCGCCGGTGTCGCCATCGAGCTGCATCAAGGTCCGATGAGCAATGTCTCGCCAGGCTGGAAGCTGCGCGTGCTGCTGGCGCAGGCGCTGTTCTCGAACCCGGACATCCTGCTGCTCGACGAGCCGACGAATAACCTCGATATCAACACGATTCGCTGGCTGGAAGACGTGCTCAACGAGCGCAATTCCACCATGATCATCATTTCCCATGATCGCCACTTCCTGAACCAGGTCTGCACCCACGTAGCCGATATGGACTACGGTACCCTGAAGATTTATCCAGGCAACTACGACGAATACATGTTCGCTTCGACCCAGGCGCGCAACCAGCAGCTGGCCAACAACGCGAAAGCGAAAGACAAGGTTGCCGAGCTGCAGGAATTCGTGCGCCGCTTCGCCGCGAACAAATCCAAGGCCCGCCAGGCCACGTCGCGCGCCAAGCAGATCGAAAAGATCAAGGTCGACGACATCAAGCCATCGTCGCGTGCCTATCCGTTCGTGCGTTTCGACGGCGAAAAGAAATTGCACCGCCTGGCCGTGGAAGTCGAGAACATCTCGAAAGGTTTTGACCGCCAGTTGTTCAAGAATTTCAGCATCATGGTCGAGGCGGGCGAACGCATCGCCATCATCGGCGCCAACGGCGCCGGCAAGACCACCATGCTGCGTTGCATCGCGGGCGACATCGCGGGCCTGCAGCCTGATCAAGGCCGCGTGAAGTGGGCGGAAAACGCCAACGTGGGCTACATGCCGCAAGACCCGACGGAAGATTTCGCCAAGGACACGAACCTGACCGACTGGATCGGCCAGTGGACGAAAGAGGGCGACGACGACCAGGCCGTGCGATCCATCCTGGGCCGCTTGCTGTTCGGCGGTGACGATGTGAAAAAGGCTGTCAAGGTGCTGTCCGGCGGTGAAAAAGGCCGCATGATGTACGGCAAGCTGATGCTGGGCCGCCACAACGTGCTGATGCTCGATGAGCCGACCAACCACATGGACATGGAATCGATCGAATCCTTGAACATCGCGCTGGAAAAGTACGCGGGCACCCTGATGTTCGTCTCGCATGACCGCGAATTCGTGTCTTCGCTGGCCAATCGCATCATCGAGATCAAGGAAGATGAAGTGGTCGATTACCGCGGCAACTACGAAGACTATTTGAAGAGCCAGGGTATTGATTAATATCTAAGGCAATATGCCGGATGAGGCGCCAGTCGCGCATCCGGCAGCACCACACCGACGCGCCGCGGTTTTTTCGTTCCGGCGCACTTGCTTTATTGCGTTCGTGCCGGTCTATCCCGTTTTTGTTTGACACAGCCATGCAAACTTTAGCCATCAAATCCGTCGAGTATGAACATCCACAAGACGGAGCCAGCTGCACTGCCCACGCCTGGGCACGCACGCCAGCGACGCCTTCCCCGGCTGAAAAAGCCGAACTGATCACGCGCATCAAGCGCCTGCTGATCGAGCGCGAAGCCGTGCTCGTTGCCCACTACTACGTTGATGCCGACCTGCAAGACCTGGCCGAAGCCACGGGCGGCTGCGTCTCCGATTCCCTGGAAATGGCCCGCTTCGGGCGCGACCATCCGGCCAAGACCCTGGTCGTGGCAGGCGTGCGTTTCATGGGCGAAACGGCCAAGATCCTCAGTCCCGAGAAAACCGTGCTGATGCCGGACCTCGACGCGACCTGTTCGCTCGATCTCGGTTGCCCGGTGGACGAATTCACGGCCTTCTGCGATGCCCATCCGGATCGCACGGTGGTGGTCTACGCCAACACCAGCGCGGCCGTCAAAGCGCGCGCCGACTGGATGGTGACGTCGTCGATTGGCCTCGACATCGTCGCCCACCTGCATGCGCAGGGCAAGAAAATCCTCTGGGCGCCCGATAAACACCTGGGTTCGTATATCCAGAAGGAAACGGGCGCCGACATGCTGCTGTGGCAGGGTAGCTGCCTGGTGCACGACGAATTCAAGGGCATCGAACTCGATCTGCTCAAGGAAGAGTATCCGCAAGCCAAGGTGCTCGTGCATCCGGAGTCGCCCGCGAACGTGGTGGCGCTGGCTGACATGGTCGGTTCGACGTCGCAAATGATTGCCGCAGCGCAAACCATGGATACGGATACCTTCATCGTCGCCACCGACAACGGCATCCTGCACAAGATGCGCGCGGCCGCACCGGGCAAGCGCTTCATCGAAGCGCCCACGGCTGGCAACAGCGCCACGTGCAAGAGTTGCGCGCATTGCCCGTGGATGGCCATGAATGGCTTGCTGAACCTGGCGGAAACGCTGGAAAACATGCACAACGAAATCCACGTCGATCCTGCCGTCGGCCAGCTGGCTGTGCGCTCGATCAATCGCATGCTCGACTTCGCCGCCGCCAAGAAGGCGGGCCTCAAGCCAGGTGCGGACCTGGCAAAAGAAACCACATTGTTCCAAGGAATCGGTCCAGCATGAGTACCCTCGTTAATTCTTTCGCTCCCTTCGATCCGGCCCTGGCGCGCGCGTTCGAAGGCAATTTGCTGGCCGCCTTGCTGGAAGACGTGGGCCAGTGCGACCTGACGGGCGAGCTGGTGCCGCCCGACCATATCGTCACGGCCAGAGTCATCGTGCGCGAAGCGGCCGTGCTGTGCGGCGCGCCGTGGTTCGAAGGCATCATGAAAAGCCTGGACCGCAGCATCGATATCGCTTGGCATTACGCCGAAGCCGACATGATGACGGCCGACAGCGTCGTTTGCACGATCCAGGCGCCCGCGCGCGCCTTGCTCACGGCCGAGCGCAGCGCCCTCAATTTCCTGCAACTGCTGTCGGCCGTGGCCACGGCCACGCGCCAGTACGTCGATGTGGTCGCCGGCACCAAGGCGTCCATCCTCGACACGCGCAAGACCCTGCCTGGCCTGCGCCTGGCGCAAAAGTATGCGGTGCGCGTCGGCGGTGGCAAGAACCAGCGCCTGGCCCTGTACGATGGCATCCTGATCAAGGAAAACCATATCGCGGCCGCGGGCGGCGTCAGCCAGGCCCTGGAAAATGCGCGTAACCTCGACGCGGGCGTGCCCGTGCAGATCGAGGTGGAAACCCTGGCGCAATTGCAGGAAGCGCTGAACGCGGGCGCCGTCTCCGTCTTGCTCGATAACTTCAGCAACGACATGATGCGCGAAGCCGTGGCCTTGACGAATGGCCGCGCCTTGCTGGAAGCGTCGGGCGGCATCAATGTCGACACCGTGCGCGCCATTGCCGAAACGGGTGTGGACCGCATCTCGATCGGCAGCCTGACCAAGGATGTGCGGGCTACTGATTACTCCTTGCGCATCGTCGGCTGATGAACAGGGCAGGGCGGCGCCTGCTGGCCTTGGCGCTGCTGTGGCCAGCATTCGCCGTGCCAGTGCAGGCGCGCGAGCTGCTGGCCGTGGGCGCGCAGTTCGAGCGCGTCTTCGAATACCAGGATAGCGGTGAGTATGCTGGCCTGGGCGCGGACCTGCTGCGCCTGATGGCAGCGCGCACGGGTCATACCGTGCGTTTTCGCATGGTGCCATGGGCCCGCGCGCAAGCCATGCTGGTGCAGGGCCAGGCCGATATCCTGATCGGCCCCTACAAGACGCCCGAGCGTATCGCCAGCATGGCGTTTTCCGACAAGCCGTTTTACCAGGACCAGATGGTCTTTTATGCGCGCCAGGACGCCAGCTTCGGCTGGGATGGCGACTATGCGGTACTGAAGAACCGCAGGGTGGTGCTGCTCAATGGCTGGGCCTATGGCGCGGACTGGGAGCGTGTGCGGCCCGGCTTGCAGGTCAGCGTGGCCAACAATGTGGAAAATGGCTTGAAGATGCTAGTGCACAATCACGTCGACGTGTTCGTCAGCAACCGCCGCAATACCGACCCCGTGATTGCCCGTCTCGGCTATGGCCGCCAGGTGAAACCTTTACCCAAAGTCATCGACATACAAAACGGTTATTTCGCTTTCCCCCGCTCGCCCACCTTCGACAAGCTGCGCCTGCAGTTCGACCAGGAGTTGAATGGCCTGATCGACAGCGGCGAACTGAAAAGACTGGGCAAGCGCTACGACGTCAGCGTGCCCTGAATATGCACATGCCGCCTTGCGAGGCGGCATGTATAGTTACAGCTGGCGCGCTTCAAACGTGTTGCACTGGGAAATCTGGCCGCTCTCGATGCCCTTGCTGAACCAGCGCACGCGTTGTTCCGAAGTGCCGTGCGTAAACGAATCGGGCACGACATGGCCTTGTGACTGGCGCTGCAGCGCATCGTCGCCGATGGCCGTGGCCGCCTTCAGGGCCGCTTCCACGTCGCCCTGTTCGAGGATCTTGCGATCCTGGTTCGCGTGATACGCCCACACGCCGGCAAAGCAGTCAGCCTGCAATTCCAGGCGCACGGACATGGCATTGGCCTGGCGTTCCGATTGCGTGCGGCGCGCCTTGTCTACCTTCTCGGACAAGCCCAGCAGGTTTTGTACGTGGTGGCCCACCTCATGGGCGATCACATACGCCTCGGCAAATTCGCCCGAGACCTTGAAGCGCTGCTGCATCAGATTGAAGAAATCGAGGTCCAGATAGACTTTCTGGTCGCCGGGGCAGTAGAAGGGGCCGCTGGCGCTCTGGCCCGTGCCGCAGGCCGTCGGCGTGCTGCCGGAAAACAGCACCAGCTTGGGTTTCACATAGCTGCCGCCTTCGGCCTTGAACAGGGCGCCCCACGTATCTTCCGTATCGGCCAGCACGGTTTTGACGAAGCGCGCCATCTCGTCCGATTCGGGCGGCTGGTGCGCCGGTGCCTGGCTTTGCTGGGTGCTGACCTGGCCACCACCGCCGCTGAGCAGATTCAGCAAGGTCAAGGGATTGACGCCCAGCACATACGAGCCGACGAGGGCGATGACGATGGTGCCGATGCCGATCGAGCGGCCGCCAAAACCAAAGCCGCCCCCCCGCCGCCCCCACCACCGTCTTCACCACGGCGGTCTTCCACATTGTCGCTTTCGCGATTGCCATCCCATTTCATAATATCTACTCCTGCTGCGATTTGCGATTGATTGGTGACGCCTCAAGATGCCTCTTGGGACGAATCTTATAATTATCGCAGCAAACCGCGCCGCGACAGGAGCGACAGTGTTACGCTTTGCAACTTTCCAACCATTCCACAACAGGTGCACGCATGGCGCTTGCCAACGATACACGCATTTCACCCGCAACGCTGGTCCAGGCCCAACTTGACGCTTATAACGCACACGACGTGTCGGCCATGCTGGCCATCTATGCGGATGACGCACAGCAATTCCAGCATCCCGATACCTTGCTGGCCACGGGCAGCGCGCAAATCGCCCCCCGTTTCACGGCCCGTTTCGCGGCCAGCAAACCGCGGGCGCAGTTGCTCAACCGCATCGCCTGCGGCAAGCTGGTGATCGACCATGAAATCGTCCATGGCGACACGGACGATGGCGTGTCGGCACAGGAACTGGTGGCGACGTATGAGGTGGCGCAGGGCCGCATCGCACGTGCCTGGTTCAGCTTTGGCGCCTTGACCAGCTTGCGCGTGGCGCTGCCTGCCGACGTACCTGCCATGAATGCGCTGATCGCCCGTTCTGGCGTGGCGCTGAGCGCGGGGTTTTATACACCCGAGCAAGCCGCAGCCGTGACGCGCCACGTGTTCGGCGTCGATACGCAGCTCGTTGCCGACCGGACGTATTTCGTGATCGAACGCGCTGGCGCCATGCTGGCCTGCGGCGGCTGGAGCCAGCGCGCCACCCTGTATGGCGCGGACCGCGCCAAGAGCGGGCCGGACCCGCTGCTCGATCCGGCCAGCCAGCCGGGGCGCATCCGTGCCTTCTTTGTGGAACCCGCCGCGGCCCGCCAGGGCCTGGGCAGCATGCTGATGCGCCATTGCGAACGCCAGGCGCTGGCCGCCGGTTTCAGTGCGCTGGAACTGGCCGCCACCTTGCCTGGCGTGCCGCTGTACCTGGCCAGCGGCTTTGCCGTGACCGAAGAGTTTCATCTGGACTTGCCCGGTGACATCAAGCTGCCGCTGGCGCGCATGCACAAGCGGCTGTGAGCCGCCGGCTTACCAGGGCAACGGCGCCTTTTCCCCGTTGGCGTGTTCGCCGTAGTACAGCGACGGCAGGAAGCGCGACAGATAGGTAAATTCGCTGTAGCAATGGCGCAGCAGGTTCAGGCCCAGTACGTCGGGCACGTCGCGCACGGGGTCCATGCTATTGCGGCCCAGCAGGAAGCGGCTGCGCAGCACGCAGCCCGTGGGTGTGTCGCGCGTCAAGTGCAGCATTTCGCCATCGAGCGGGTCGCCTTGCGGGTCCAGTTGCACGTGCTCGCCGAAGCCGATGCGCGCGCAGATGGCGGCCGACAGGGCGCCGCTGTCCCTGGCCTGTTGCAGTTGCGCCTGATCAAACACGTCTTTCGGATCATGGAACTTCAGCTTGGCTTTTACGGGCGGAATGTCGCCCAGGGATTCCACCGCCTCGATCGAGGCGCCGTAATAACTCTCTCCCTTTTTCCACGCGCTGTTCCAGCCGTGATGGGCCACGTGATCGTGCGGGTGCCACCACTTGATGTGCTGCGTCGTCTCGAAAAACGTAAACCACCAGTCCAGCATGCGCCCGCTGCAGCCGTGCAGCTCCGTGCGCGCCGCCACCAGCAGGCAGCCATTATCCAGGCGCGTGATACCCGTTTCCAGGTGCAGGGGAAATGGGTCGAGCAAGTCGCCCGTGTTGGTGATGTTCCATGGGAATTCAATATGCTTCGTCATGTCGTTCTCCTGTGTTAGGGTGCGTCAATTATATATTAAAGAAACATATAACGTTTCCTAAATATGTTTCAGTGTAAAATTGCCCATCGATCAAGCTTGGAGTCGGCATGCAGGAAGAAGAGAGCAAGGCTTTGCGTGGGCGGGGCCGTCCGGCGCGTCCACCCGAGGAGGCGCGCGAGGCGGCCGTGCAGGCGGCCACCTGGCTGCTGCTGCACGAAGGCTATGCGGCCACGACCATGGAAGCGGTGGCGCGCCACGCGGGCATGGCAAAAAAGTCGCTGTATCAATATGCTGCGAACCGCGAAGAACTGGTGGCCCTGGTGGTGCGCGGCTGGACGGATGCCTTCCTGCCGGCCATGGCGCACGATGCGGCCGCGTCTGGCGAAGTACTGCCCTTATTGAAGGAGATCTTGCAGGCGATGGCGGCGCGCGTGCTGACGGCGGACGCCGTGGGCCTGTTCCGCCTGCTGTGCACGGAGTTTCCCGCTCGAATGGATTTACTTGCCGTGTATCAGCGCAACGGCATCGAGCGGGGCACGGCCTTGCTGGCCGAGTGGCTGCAGCGTCAGGCGGCGCGCGGCCATCTGCTGCTGCACGATGGGCACGATGGGCACGAAATGGCCGGCTTGCTGCTGGCCATGGTGATCGCCGAGCCGCTGCGGCAGATGGCGCTGGGCTTGCTGGCGCCCGTGCCGGCCTGGGATGCCGCACCGCGCATCAATGCGGCGCTGCGATTGCTCGGTGGGCAGGCGTTCAAGGTGGCTGGTGCTTCAGCGCTTCGCGGTAGCTGAGTGGCGATAGTTGCTGGCGGTGCACGTTGGCAAACGCCGTCACGGCGTCGGGCGCGTGGCGCGCGTAATCGCGCAAGGCCCAGCCGATGGCCTTGCGGATGAAAAACTCGTCTTCATGCGCCAGCGCCAGGGCCGCGTCAAATAGCCAGGCGGCATCCGTGTGGCCGCGCCAGCCCAACTGGTGCAGCATGGCGATGCGGCGCAGCCAGAAGTCCTCATGGCGCAAGGCGCCATCCATATGCGCATGGCCGTCGCCGCCGCGCTGCTGTTCCGCTTGCAACACCTCGCCGACGATGCCTGCCATGCCGTCGACGCTGTCCCACCAGGCGCGCTGGCGCGCCAGTGCCAGCAGGGCAGGGATGTGCTCCAGTAGTAGTTGCCGCCGGTGCAGGACCAGCATGTCGAGCGCCACATGCTGGTACTCGCGTTCCGGCTGTTGCCACAGCAGTTGTGCGTGTTCCAGCAGCGTTACGGGATCGATGCCCTTCAAGCCCGCCAGCAAGGTCTTGGTGGCCAGGCGCCGCTGCGGCGCTGCCACGCCCAGGAACACGAACTGGTCGCGCATATAGGCTTGCATGGGCGCGGCGCGGCTGGGATCGGCGGCCGTTTCCAGCGCGGCCTTCAGTTCTGCATGTAGACCCATCGCAGCTCGCTTTTTTCAGGCGTAAAAAAAGCGCCCCCAGGGAGCGCTTTTTCATGGCTATCCAATATTATTGAATCTTGGCCTTTTTCATCAGTTCGTCGCGGTAGGCGGCGAGTTTCTTCTGTTGCAGCGACTCGGCCACTTGACCCTTGACTTCTTCCAGTGCCGGCAGCTTCGTCGGACGGGTTTCTTCCAGCTTGATCACGTGGAAGCCGAATTGCGATTGCACTGGCGTTTGCGTGACCTGGCCTGGTTTCAGGGCGACCATGGCGTCGGAGAATGGCTTCACGTAGGAAGCTGGGCTAGCCCAGTCCAGGTCGCCGCCATTGGCTGCGGAACCGTCTTTCGATACTTTCGCCAATTCTTCGAATTTGGCGCCGCCTTTCAGTTTGGCGATGATGTCTTTCGCTTCCGCTTCGGTGGCTACCAGGATGTGGCGTGCATGGTATTCCTTGTCGCCGGCTTGCGCCTTGAACTTGTCGTACTCGGCCTTGATTTCAGCGTCCTTGACGGGGTTTTTCTTGACGTAGTCGGCCAGCAGGGCGTTGATGATGATGCTTTGACGGGCATTGTCGATTTGCGACTTGACTTCCGGACGCGTGCCGTAGCCTTGCTTGTCGGCTTCCTGGATCAGCACTTCGCGGCCGATCAGGTCTTTTTTGATGGCTTCGCGCAGTTGCGGCGAGTCAGCTTGTTTGCCTTGGGCGACGACTTGCTTGACGACTTGGTCGACGCGCGACGATGGGATGGCCTTGCCATTCACGGTGGCCACGTTTTGCGCGAACGCAGGGATCGCGACAACGGCGACCAGGGCTAAGATCAGGCGGGCTGGCTTCAAAATCATGTTCATTCCTAATAAATTTACAAAAACTGATACAAGAGATCGCGACTGCCGTGCAGTTCGCGTTCAGGCGCAGAATACACGACCGGCGCCGAAAGGGGCGCCGGGGAGGTCAGTTCTTACTGAACTTTCGCTTTTTTGATCATTTCTTCCTGATACGCTTGCAATTTCTTTTGCTGCAGCGCTTCGGCGATCTGTGGCTTGACTTCTTCCAGGGTTGGCAGTTTTGCCGCGCGGGTGTCGTCCAGCTTGATCACGTGGAAACCGTTAGGCGTTTGCACCGGGGTGTCGGTGACTTGGCCTTTTTGCAGTTTCACGAAGGCGTCGGAGAACACTTTCGGGAAGGACGATGGTGCTGCCCAGTCCAGGTCGCCGCCGTTGTCGGCCGAGCCGGCATCTTTCGATTGCTTGGCCAGGTCTTCGAACTTGGCGCCGCCTTTCAGCTTGGCGATAATGTCTTTCGCTTCGGCTTCGGTAGCTACCAGGATGTGGCGCACGTGGTATTCCTTGTCGCCGGTCTGAGCTACGAAGCGGTCGTATTCAGCCTTGATCTCAGCGTCGTTGACAGGGTTCTTTTTCAGGTAGTCGCCGACCAGGGCGTTGATGACGATGGCCTGGCGTGCGTTCTCGATTTGCTGCTTGACGGCTGCATCTTTACCGAAACCTTTGTTTTCCGCTTCTTGCATCAGCACTTCACGGCCGATCAAGTCCTTCTTGATCATTTCGCGCAATTGCGGCGAATCCGGTTGCTGGCCTTGGGCGACGACTTGCTTGACGACTGCATCAACGCGCGACGATGGGATAGGCTTGCCATTAACAACGGCAACATTTTGCGCA
It encodes the following:
- a CDS encoding peptidyl-prolyl cis-trans isomerase; this translates as MTFKPARLLIALLAVVAVPVFAQNVAVVNGKPIPSSRVDAVVKQVVAQGQQPDSPQLREMIKKDLIGREVLMQEAENKGFGKDAAVKQQIENARQAIVINALVGDYLKKNPVNDAEIKAEYDRFVAQTGDKEYHVRHILVATEAEAKDIIAKLKGGAKFEDLAKQSKDAGSADNGGDLDWAAPSSFPKVFSDAFVKLQKGQVTDTPVQTPNGFHVIKLDDTRAAKLPTLEEVKPQIAEALQQKKLQAYQEEMIKKAKVQ
- the nadC gene encoding carboxylating nicotinate-nucleotide diphosphorylase, encoding MSTLVNSFAPFDPALARAFEGNLLAALLEDVGQCDLTGELVPPDHIVTARVIVREAAVLCGAPWFEGIMKSLDRSIDIAWHYAEADMMTADSVVCTIQAPARALLTAERSALNFLQLLSAVATATRQYVDVVAGTKASILDTRKTLPGLRLAQKYAVRVGGGKNQRLALYDGILIKENHIAAAGGVSQALENARNLDAGVPVQIEVETLAQLQEALNAGAVSVLLDNFSNDMMREAVALTNGRALLEASGGINVDTVRAIAETGVDRISIGSLTKDVRATDYSLRIVG
- a CDS encoding peptidylprolyl isomerase, yielding MILKPARLILALVAVVAIPAFAQNVATVNGKAIPSSRVDQVVKQVVAQGKQADSPQLREAIKKDLIGREVLIQEADKQGYGTRPEVKSQIDNARQSIIINALLADYVKKNPVKDAEIKAEYDKFKAQAGDKEYHARHILVATEAEAKDIIAKLKGGAKFEELAKVSKDGSAANGGDLDWASPASYVKPFSDAMVALKPGQVTQTPVQSQFGFHVIKLEETRPTKLPALEEVKGQVAESLQQKKLAAYRDELMKKAKIQ
- a CDS encoding TetR/AcrR family transcriptional regulator → MQEEESKALRGRGRPARPPEEAREAAVQAATWLLLHEGYAATTMEAVARHAGMAKKSLYQYAANREELVALVVRGWTDAFLPAMAHDAAASGEVLPLLKEILQAMAARVLTADAVGLFRLLCTEFPARMDLLAVYQRNGIERGTALLAEWLQRQAARGHLLLHDGHDGHEMAGLLLAMVIAEPLRQMALGLLAPVPAWDAAPRINAALRLLGGQAFKVAGASALRGS
- the nadA gene encoding quinolinate synthase NadA — its product is MQTLAIKSVEYEHPQDGASCTAHAWARTPATPSPAEKAELITRIKRLLIEREAVLVAHYYVDADLQDLAEATGGCVSDSLEMARFGRDHPAKTLVVAGVRFMGETAKILSPEKTVLMPDLDATCSLDLGCPVDEFTAFCDAHPDRTVVVYANTSAAVKARADWMVTSSIGLDIVAHLHAQGKKILWAPDKHLGSYIQKETGADMLLWQGSCLVHDEFKGIELDLLKEEYPQAKVLVHPESPANVVALADMVGSTSQMIAAAQTMDTDTFIVATDNGILHKMRAAAPGKRFIEAPTAGNSATCKSCAHCPWMAMNGLLNLAETLENMHNEIHVDPAVGQLAVRSINRMLDFAAAKKAGLKPGADLAKETTLFQGIGPA
- a CDS encoding transporter substrate-binding domain-containing protein — translated: MNRAGRRLLALALLWPAFAVPVQARELLAVGAQFERVFEYQDSGEYAGLGADLLRLMAARTGHTVRFRMVPWARAQAMLVQGQADILIGPYKTPERIASMAFSDKPFYQDQMVFYARQDASFGWDGDYAVLKNRRVVLLNGWAYGADWERVRPGLQVSVANNVENGLKMLVHNHVDVFVSNRRNTDPVIARLGYGRQVKPLPKVIDIQNGYFAFPRSPTFDKLRLQFDQELNGLIDSGELKRLGKRYDVSVP
- a CDS encoding ABC-F family ATPase, yielding MLSTANITMQFGAKPLFENISVKFGDGNRYGLIGANGCGKSTFMKILGGDLDPSGGNVMLDTNERLGKLRQDQFAFEDMRVLDVVMMGHTEMWAAIQQRDAIYANPEATDDDYMQAADLEGKVSEYDGYTAESRAGELLLGAGVAIELHQGPMSNVSPGWKLRVLLAQALFSNPDILLLDEPTNNLDINTIRWLEDVLNERNSTMIIISHDRHFLNQVCTHVADMDYGTLKIYPGNYDEYMFASTQARNQQLANNAKAKDKVAELQEFVRRFAANKSKARQATSRAKQIEKIKVDDIKPSSRAYPFVRFDGEKKLHRLAVEVENISKGFDRQLFKNFSIMVEAGERIAIIGANGAGKTTMLRCIAGDIAGLQPDQGRVKWAENANVGYMPQDPTEDFAKDTNLTDWIGQWTKEGDDDQAVRSILGRLLFGGDDVKKAVKVLSGGEKGRMMYGKLMLGRHNVLMLDEPTNHMDMESIESLNIALEKYAGTLMFVSHDREFVSSLANRIIEIKEDEVVDYRGNYEDYLKSQGID
- a CDS encoding DNA alkylation repair protein; translation: MGLHAELKAALETAADPSRAAPMQAYMRDQFVFLGVAAPQRRLATKTLLAGLKGIDPVTLLEHAQLLWQQPEREYQHVALDMLVLHRRQLLLEHIPALLALARQRAWWDSVDGMAGIVGEVLQAEQQRGGDGHAHMDGALRHEDFWLRRIAMLHQLGWRGHTDAAWLFDAALALAHEDEFFIRKAIGWALRDYARHAPDAVTAFANVHRQQLSPLSYREALKHQPP
- a CDS encoding DUF2939 domain-containing protein — its product is MKKITIAAAVAVIAVAVTAYASPYYALHQIKAALAERNAEALAAHVDFPALRTSVKTQLEASMARSIEATAGSGNPLAALGESIASAMLGKMVDTMVSPAGVVALVNKSAVSPQADANTDAPADGAQKKANYSAGYAGVNTFIVRAKDGNAQEGALVLLRHGVWGWKLSSIEIASAMAGR
- a CDS encoding GNAT family N-acetyltransferase, producing the protein MALANDTRISPATLVQAQLDAYNAHDVSAMLAIYADDAQQFQHPDTLLATGSAQIAPRFTARFAASKPRAQLLNRIACGKLVIDHEIVHGDTDDGVSAQELVATYEVAQGRIARAWFSFGALTSLRVALPADVPAMNALIARSGVALSAGFYTPEQAAAVTRHVFGVDTQLVADRTYFVIERAGAMLACGGWSQRATLYGADRAKSGPDPLLDPASQPGRIRAFFVEPAAARQGLGSMLMRHCERQALAAGFSALELAATLPGVPLYLASGFAVTEEFHLDLPGDIKLPLARMHKRL
- a CDS encoding hydrolase, translated to MTKHIEFPWNITNTGDLLDPFPLHLETGITRLDNGCLLVAARTELHGCSGRMLDWWFTFFETTQHIKWWHPHDHVAHHGWNSAWKKGESYYGASIEAVESLGDIPPVKAKLKFHDPKDVFDQAQLQQARDSGALSAAICARIGFGEHVQLDPQGDPLDGEMLHLTRDTPTGCVLRSRFLLGRNSMDPVRDVPDVLGLNLLRHCYSEFTYLSRFLPSLYYGEHANGEKAPLPW